The Streptomyces pactum genome contains a region encoding:
- a CDS encoding bifunctional DNA primase/polymerase: MATTDRQATTLALAHALSAAERGLAVIPLSRTKLPALRSPHRDDPAPSPCHGECGRFGHGVYDASTDPARIRELFAAAPWATGYGIACGLPPHHLIGVDLDTKPEADSSAALRELALRHLFTIPPTVVVLTPSGGRHLWLSGPPDRVVPNSAGRLAPGIDIRGAGGYLVGPGSRTRHGAYTAAPGTAHLAPAACPPALLRLLLPPPRTHQSALAPAGGHGQGLVQFVLAAHEGQRNTRLFWAACRAYEDGIGPALVDPLVEAALNTGLSEREARATIASAARMTGHHP; this comes from the coding sequence ATGGCCACCACCGACCGGCAGGCCACGACGCTGGCCCTCGCACACGCACTGTCAGCCGCCGAACGCGGGCTGGCCGTCATCCCCCTGTCCCGGACGAAGCTCCCGGCCCTGCGCTCGCCCCACCGCGACGACCCGGCACCGTCCCCCTGCCACGGCGAGTGCGGCCGCTTCGGCCACGGGGTCTACGACGCCTCCACCGACCCCGCCCGCATCCGCGAACTGTTCGCCGCCGCACCCTGGGCGACGGGCTACGGGATCGCCTGCGGTCTGCCGCCGCACCACCTGATCGGCGTCGACCTGGACACGAAGCCGGAGGCGGACTCCTCGGCCGCCCTGCGCGAACTCGCCCTGCGCCACCTGTTCACGATCCCGCCCACCGTCGTCGTACTGACCCCGAGCGGAGGGCGCCACCTCTGGCTGAGCGGCCCGCCCGACCGCGTCGTCCCCAACTCGGCCGGCCGCCTCGCCCCCGGCATCGACATCCGCGGCGCCGGCGGCTACCTGGTGGGCCCCGGGTCCCGCACCCGGCACGGCGCGTACACCGCCGCGCCCGGCACGGCCCACCTCGCCCCCGCGGCCTGCCCGCCCGCCCTCCTGCGCCTCCTGCTCCCGCCGCCGCGCACACACCAGTCGGCCCTCGCTCCGGCGGGAGGGCACGGTCAGGGGCTCGTGCAGTTCGTCCTCGCCGCCCACGAGGGCCAGCGCAACACCCGCCTGTTCTGGGCCGCCTGCCGCGCCTACGAGGACGGCATCGGCCCCGCCCTGGTGGACCCCCTGGTGGAGGCGGCCCTCAACACCGGGCTGAGCGAACGCGAGGCCCGCGCCACGATCGCGTCAGCGGCCCGCATGACCGGCCACCATCCCTGA
- a CDS encoding SigE family RNA polymerase sigma factor codes for MTAPVCTSASNAATAMATARAQTFPYPSFSSYVKARQPVLLRTARSLTANPSDAEDLLQTALTKTYVAWERIEDHRALDGYVRRALLNTRTSQWRKRKVDEFACDELPEPEHVPAGDDPAERQALHDAMWRAIMKLPARQRAMVVLRYYEDLSEAQTAEVLGVSVGTVKSAVSRALGKLRDDPELGIVR; via the coding sequence ATGACCGCACCTGTCTGCACCAGCGCTTCGAACGCCGCCACAGCCATGGCCACGGCAAGGGCGCAGACCTTCCCGTATCCGTCGTTCTCGTCGTATGTGAAGGCCCGCCAGCCGGTGCTGCTGCGTACCGCCCGGTCGCTGACCGCGAACCCGAGCGACGCCGAGGACCTGCTGCAGACCGCGCTCACCAAGACGTACGTGGCCTGGGAGCGCATCGAGGACCACCGGGCGCTGGACGGTTATGTGCGCCGGGCGCTGCTGAACACCCGGACGTCGCAGTGGCGCAAGCGCAAGGTCGACGAGTTCGCCTGCGACGAGCTGCCGGAGCCGGAGCACGTACCCGCCGGCGACGACCCGGCGGAGCGGCAGGCCCTGCACGACGCGATGTGGCGGGCGATCATGAAGCTGCCCGCCCGGCAGCGTGCGATGGTCGTCCTCAGGTACTACGAGGACCTCAGTGAGGCCCAGACGGCCGAAGTGCTCGGAGTTTCCGTGGGCACGGTGAAGTCGGCGGTGTCCCGGGCGCTCGGCAAGCTCCGTGACGACCCTGAGCTGGGGATCGTCCGGTGA